Part of the Chroicocephalus ridibundus chromosome 17, bChrRid1.1, whole genome shotgun sequence genome is shown below.
GGCATAACTGGGATCAGGAATTTGGGTACGTGGCGTGTTAGCTTGTGGAAGCGTTTTGAGGATGAACAGCAGACTTCATTTTCCAGAGTGGCTGCTCATCACTTCTCTAGAGCTGTCAATCACACCATTACCAACCACTgcgtttatttaaaaaaaaaaaaaaaaaaaacccaccataatcCTAAAAATAGTTGACAGTTACATTGGTAGGAAAGAGAAATTTCTATGGGAACTTTGAGCTCGCATGTTTAAATGTGTAGTTTGCAAAATGTAGGGATATTCTGACTGTTGACTTCGAACCGCTTTCTAGTGAATTCTTGGGCAGCTGTTGAGCAAGTCAGCGGAAAGATAAGTACTGCGGTatattttgtgtgattttttttttctttttttctcctttcttttcttctaaagttCCTTTCCTGTGTGGGAGAGTACGTTGCGCACTAAAAACGTGATTCAGTTGGTCCTGAGAAGCAGGTGTGACGCAGCGATGCACAGTGAGAAGGGACCTTGTAGTAGTTGAGAGCTGATGGAGCTCGGAGGGAATCTCGCTGCCTTGATAAGGCGGGCAAAAACTGGCAAATTCTTAATTGCAGAGCTCAAAGTTAAGGATACAGTGCTGTGGCCTGATGAGAAGCGGGCCTGTGCCTGGTGTTAAGTGTGGTGTTGCCATGGGAAGGGCACAAGAACCAGCTTTTGGGCAACTCCAGCTTCTCTTCCAAGCCCAACAGGGTGATCTGGAGCCCACGTCTCTCAGCTCGCCTCGAGAGGAGGGATGCTTGAGAGTAGCTGCGCAAAACCGATGCGTTGGAAGCCGCTGTCTGCCGCTGTCTCGGTAGTTTGTTTACTGTGTGCGAAACCAAAGAGTTTGATTAAAACGATGGGGATTTGCATCCCTGAGTGGCGCTGCGGATCAAGCAGTCCTCAGAACGAAGGGGGTGTGGGCAGAGTCATCGTCTGCCGCGGGGCAGTCGGTGAAGtgttgcttttcaagtaaaaGCTGAGTCCTGCTTGAAACTCTCGGTCAGCGGGGCTCGTCCTTCGACGTTCTAGTGTTAGTTCCTCAGTTCTAGAAAAACCTGCCCATTTATTCTCggacaaagagaaagtaaaactTTTATGAACTCTTAGGCATGGCAGTCATAGCCTCTTGTTTTGCTCCCTGTACAAAGTCCGAGTGGCTCATCGTAGGAAGAGTCAGGACCTGTTGCACTGCTGTTTGGAAAATAAGGCTCCTCTAAGGATTCAGGACGCACTCGAGGGAAGTTCCGTTTGTTCTAAATCCGTGCTTTTAGAGGTATAAAAATGGCAGTAGGTCACCATGAGCAACAGCATTGGAACACGCTGTGAGTGCCACTTAACGGTGTAAGAAATGAGCCTATATCAGGCttgattaaacttttaaaataaacacgttgaaaaagtaaaaaaaaaaaaaaaaaaggaataatttttagaTATTATTAAGATGTTCTTAATAAATTCTTATGCGTTACTgctaaatgaaatatgaaagaaaccttgttttcatctgtttttattgGAATCCCCCCAAACTGAAATTCTGATGATGCTCCTCCGTAtactaattgaaataaaattagatTAGTCTCGTATTTTAGCTTGGCATAGAGTATAATGAAGATTTCTGAAATACTCattacaggtttggttttgttgattgggttttttttggtttgttttttttttcctatcaaatcTTGTAAACGTGGTGGTGCGAGATCTACCTGATGGTTGGGTGAGACTTAAAAATTGGTGGGGCAAAGCAGCCGTGATTTCAGCGGGTGACCCCACGGCTTCATGAGTCAGCAGCGAGCCCTGCTCTGGCACGCCGCTCGGCTGCTGGCAGGATCATCGTCCCCCCGCCGCTGTACACAGACGTGACGGTGACCTGGCGTGTTTATCGCAGGAGAAGACTTTTAACTCACGCTCTGCAGTTCCACCGCGTAACTCCCTTCTGCTCCCGCCAGCACCGAGTCCCGAAACTGCTGTGACGTTCCGGCGTGTTCCTGCCCTCTGTAGGAATGacattttcagtgtatttcttcaTAAAGACTTTTCCTTTGTGAGCTCGAGGCTAGCTTTATAACCGTAAAGTAGTAAGGAGACTAGTAGAAACAGAAATCTAGTTAAGTGAGGTAAGACCGAACCAGGTAATGTGGGTAGTTGAAGTgttagaaatgtcattttttcagCCGTGGAGCACAGGGTGTATCGGACTGGCTAGGTATGGCACATTAAAACGTCCAACCGTGAGTTAATAAAAACATACTTAAACTATAAACTCCATTGCCCATTTTATAGAAAAATCTCAAAGCATTTAGCAGatgcttacatttttaaaacGCGCCTGAGGCGAGTGTCGTTACAAATGGTGTTATAATTGGGCGAACTGAAGTAACGGGAACCGCATGCTGTGGGGGAAGGCTGGAGCCCAACAGTCCCCTTTGCCAGTCCCCGTGTTTACTGCGAGGCGTTCCTTCAGGTGATGATTATCGCCCTTTTCCTGTAAATGATGTTGAGAGACTGCttataaaaatgtttgctgtaaTAAATACTGCTGTGGATGGATGTGTCAGGTCCTCCAGCTGCGGTGTGACTTCTGGCGGCGTGGCTGTATTTCAcgatttgttggggttttttttttttttttttctttccttgtataCAGAGCTGGGAGGACTTCTGAAGTACGTGCGACCCTTCTTGAACTCCATCAGCAAAGCAAAGGCAGCCCGCTTAGTCCGATCCCTGCTCGATCTGTTCCTTGATATGGAGGCAgcaacaggacaggaggtaaGATTTAAATTTCAGCACTGCTGCGTTCCTCAAAAGCCTCTAACACCGTTATCTGACCTACTTCGCTTCACACTGAAGAATTATTCATGTCAGGAAACATTCATTTAATGCATTTGGATATATTCTATTAATAAAACATCAGATAATTTAATTCGCTCGTAACCATATTTTTCTGCAAGCCTCAGTCTGCTCCAGGTTAGAAGGAACTCTCATCCTGGCCGTTTTTCTTAGATTTGTGGTGTTTGCTGTTAGACTCACCGCATTAGTAGTATTTTGTGGTGCGATTAGTGTTGGGGATGGGAGAGGAGCTACGCCTGTCCCAGGGAGCCTGGTCTAATGGAACGGTGGGGACTGTGTGTGAtggcacagagctggaggagggtCTGTTCAGGAGCTGGTGGGATtaggtagaatcacagaatggtttgggtggaaagggaccttaaatatcatcttgttccaccccctgccctgggcagggacacctcccaccagcccaggttgctccaagccccgtccaacctggccttgaacccctccagggatggggcagccacagcttctctgggcaacctgggccaggggctcaccaccctcagagggaaaaatttcttcctaatatctaacataaaccttccctcttccagattttaaaatcattccccctcgtcccatggctcccctccctgctccagagtccctccccagctttcctggagcccctttagggactggaaggggctccaaggtctccccggagccttctcttccccaggctgaacccccccagctctctcagcctgtccccacagcagaggggctccagccctcccagcatctccggggcctcctctggccccgctccaacagctccgtgtccttctgctgttggtgccccagagctggaggcagcgctgcaggggggtctcccccgaggggagcagaggggcagaatccccccctcgccctgctgcccacgctgctggggatgcagcccaggctgcggggggtttctgggctgccagcgcacgttgccggggcgtgttgagcttctcacccaccaacacccccaagtccttctcctcggggctgctctccagccattctccggccagcctggatttgtgcctgggattgccccgacccaggtgtaggaccctgcacttggccttgctgagcttcatgaggtttgcatgggcccacctctcacgCCTCTGAAGATGGTGAGGATTACTTAGGACCCCATCCTCATCGGGAAGTTAAATTttacctggtctggtgggaggtgtccctgcccatggcagggcggttggaactagatgatcttgaaggccccttctaacctgaaccgttccgtgattctatgatctctcaCGTAGAGACACGAAGGTGTGTTGCGTGGGGACACAGTGCAGCGAGCGTCTTATTCTACAGGGGGCTTCTGAGGCCTGAAAACAACTCCTGAAGTGGGAGTGGAAAAAGGTTTTGCAGCTACCAAGTGTGAACAACTACTTCCAGTGGATTAACTTCTCCACTAGAAAAGCTGTTCAGGCTAAGATAGCTCCCAGTTAGGATTTACTCCATTCTCATTAGCTCCCTAGAAtacagttgtttttcttttttttttttttctttttttttttgtttggttatttgGGAATGGGAGGACAGGAGCAACTTGTAAATGGTGAGGAGCCTCTTAGAAGCAGTGCTGACCTGCGGTGATACGGGTTGTAGTGGCACAGCGAAGCAGTGAGAtggaagggggaggcagggagggcctGAGCGACAGGGTAAGGACAAAGCCACACACAGCGACTGGCAAATTACAGCCTCCAAGAGGCCGTGGCATTCTCGTTAGCCAAATCAGCGCAGGAGTATCGTCCTTTCGCTCTGATAACCTAGCAAATGTTCTTTGTTTGCTGTTCAGTTCCTGCGGTTTGCACGTCATGTTACCGTCAACAGTGATGGACAGAATTTTTTGCCCCTGTTCTCTAAGAGAAGAGGTTAAGGGAAGTGGAGTGGGATGTGCAGGTGATAAAGGGGTCAGGAGAAAATAAGCGGCTTCAGACTCTTCCTAAAGGTAACTTGATGTAAATAACAATATTTGGGCGCAGTCCCAAAAGGCGGCGTTTTATGGCAGGGGAAGAACTTGGATGAACAGCGATGGAGACAAGGCCCGGTTAGTAAAAACATTCATGTTCAAGCATATTCAGAAGCCAAAGCCTTAAGGAATTACGACACTTAACCTGTGAGGTTCTCGATGCAGTAATCCTGAACACTTTCAGCGCCTCAGAAACGTTCAGAGGGACACTTGCTTCCTTGGTGTAACTTATATTAAGAAGACTCCCAGGAGCCCAGTAAAGCAATGAAATTGGAGATTTCTCCAGCTCCTAATGCTCCGGCTATCACTGTGCAATAAATTGCAGCTTCGTAATGGCTTTTCATAAAATGTCCCCATTTAATAAGCAGTGACGAGGAGCTGACAGGTCCTGTGGTGTAGTacagctccagagctgctccAGAAACACCTGCGATCCACAGATTTTGGGAAAAGGTGTTCCTGAGCTGGGCACCTCAGCATGACTTACTGTATATTATCGGCCAGTACTAAATCGACACCCACTTCTAATTGGGGTGGAACACGACTGCTTTATTCATCAGGGGAATCTCAGCGGTCTTAAAAATTTGAGAAGCCATTGGGTTCCTTTACTCTGCTTTGAAGTGACGGATAAAACACCCGGTGTCACTTACTGACTGGCTCCTGGCACCTAACTCGGTTGTAAATAGTGGAGCCGGCACCTCTGTTGCTTTCTGTGCTGAAGGACACACGTGATCTGACATATTTAGGCCCTAAAACACGTGCacttcatttccctttcttcctaGAGCAATTGAAAATACAGCGCTCTCTTCGGCTAAATGAAATGGTGCGAAACgcgctggaagggacctcaaagccttTTAGTTCATCCCTTGCCCTAAGGCGGAATCAGTTCTCATGTACCCAGATGtctttatttcaaacaaaaacacAGCTGTTTCAGAAATGCCGTTAGGATTTCAGCGGTCATTTTTCCTGATGAAACTTTGGCAGCCAAATCTTTATTTTCATATGCCAGTGTGGGAGGATTGTCCCTGGCGGACAGAAAAAAGTTATTGGAAGCTTTAGAAAAGGAATCAAAGGTGgtcggttggtttttttttgtgatggcTGAAGCTTGAAGTTTGCCTTAGTTTGCCTTCCGAACTTCACTTTCCCTTGCAGAAGGGATTAGAAGCAGCGTAATACTTTGAACGTTGTTACAAAGTGCAGGAAGTTAATCCAGCAGATAGAATATGGAAAGCATGTAGCACGATTTAGCTGTCCTGTAGCGTTTTGCGCAACCTTTCTGGGAGCGCGAACTCTGGTGTCAACACGATGCGGCCCCAGGCTAAAGTGTGCGGCGCGTGGTTACCGGCGCGTGGTTACCGGCGAGCCCTTGCTGAAGAGAAGTCGCTGAATCTGCCGCTGTTGAGCCGCAGTTCTCATCAGCGGTGAGTTACGCTTTACCCTGGCAATATTAAAGGTGTCGTTCGGAGACATTAGCCTTCGGCATTAGTATCTACCCCAAATCTCCAGGCTCATTTCAAAGTAAAGCTAATTCGGTGTTTAGCGATGCCGCTGTTCAGACGGAAATGACTTGTTTTCTTAAGCTACATTGTGGAGATTCAGGCTTTGTTGTATTTTTGTTGCCTTGTAGGAAATGATTGAAGCATACTGCTGTTTTAAAGAGGGGCAGCAGGCGGCTTTACAAATTTCTTTCTGCTCCCTTTAAGGTTGACCTGTGTTTAGAGTGTATTGAATGGGCCAAATCAGAGAAGAGGACTTTCCTACGCCAGGCTCTGGAGGTATGTTACAGTGCGGATCCCAAACCTGTGTAATAACGGCTTCTCTTTATCAGATTTAATAGCTATAGAAGTAGGGAACTTGTAGTGTGTTGTCTGAAGATGATTAGGgcattggaacacctctctgatggagaaaggctgagggatttgggactcttcagcctggaaaaaagacggctgaggggggatcgtATCAACGCTTATAGATACTGAAAGGgggagtgtcaggaggatggggccaggctcttctcagtggtgcccggggacaggacaaggggtaacgggcacaaacttgcccctgggaagttccatctcaacaggaggaggaacttctctgctgtgagggtggcagagccctggcacaggctgcccagagaggtgggggagtctccgtctctggagacattccaaccccgcctggccgcgttcctgtgccacctgctctgggtgaccctgctctggccgggggttggaggggatgatctccagagggcccttcccaccccggccaggctgggattccgTGATTCTGTCCGGATCTTTGTACATACAATGGACGGGCAATAACGATTAATTGCGCTAAAGTTTGTGACTCTCCTTGAATAGGCAGGATTTTACCCGTTGTGTCTGAACGAGCCAATCTTCCAAACGGTAGATCTTGTAGAAACGGACCATATGATGTAATGAATACAAACTAATTTAATGAAGTCTTGTGCAGATAAGAATGTAAAGTTTCATTTTTTACGAAATAAATCTGTACTACCCTTCCTCTGGCTTTCCTCACTGTTcctcttctgttctccaggcGAGGCTGGTCTCTTTGTACTTCGATACCAAGAGGTACCAGGAAGCACTGCAGCTAGGTGAGTCCCCCACTAGGTGGTGGTAGTAGCTCTTGGCTTTGGAATTCGTCTTGAGGCTGACAGAGGGAAATGATCCGACTACGTCATGTTCCTTCATAAGTTTTGTAGGACTTGGGCGTTAATTTCTCAGTGCTCTACCAGTTCTGCCATCTTTTGCTTGGCGATAAAAGCTTTTAGACATCTTCTGGTTCTCACCGTGGgttcatttcaaataattttggaaGCAAAGCGGAGCTGTATCCAGTTGAAGGCCATCAGGTTTGGCTCCTGCTGGAACATACGTGGTATACGGTTGTGGTCAGAGAGGTCGAAGGGAGAAACCAGCTTTTTCCAGTTTGCTCAAATAAGGCCCCAGTAAAAGCAGTAGTAACGCCAGGAAACGGCAAACCTCTGAGGATGTCATTAGACAAGCTCTTGTGAAGCAGTGTAAAGGCTTTAAGAATTTGCTTCTGCACCACCTGAGATATGGTAATTAACCATGTGAACTCTCCTGCTCCGCTCCAAAGCGGAGTAAAGCAGGTCATCTTACAGGGCCCAGCTCCCTTCGGTGCTTTACGAATGCTCGTTTTGCAAATGACTGCAGTAATGTATGCTGAGGTCTAAGCTGGCTAAAGGGTATTTGTACAGACTGCTCCGCCAGCTCGGCGCGCGGGTATGAGCAGGGCTGAGGGATGACTGCAGTGACACGGACAGAAGCGCTCACCCGGGCGGTGGCGATGCCTCACCAGGGACCCGTAACTTCTTCAGCAGTCTGGTGGCAAGAACGTGTCTCATGTCCGGAGTCGCCTGAGTGACTTGTGTCTGATCAGAATATCAAGTTATGTTCAGTGCTCTGATACATGGAATTCAATATCAAGTTAGAATTAGTTTGCATACAGAGATATAATGAACTCGGGTTTAAACTGATCAGAATCCACATTGCAAAGCTGTGCTTAATTAAGTTAACGATGGTGATCCAGTCTAGGGAGTTGTTGAAGGCCTATACCTAGAGGACAGCCTCTCTCGAAGCTCTCTGGAGATGTCAGTGTTGTGCGCTAGCATTTCCGTGTGGCTGGCCAAGACGTGGTTATGCCTGCAGGGAGCGGGTGGAAGCAGAGAGTCTCTACGGGATGTTTCTAGGGAGGGTCCGTTCTCTTCCACCTAGTTATGCAGTTTCAGCTGTGGTTTTCAGCTTCTAAGCACAGCGAGTGAGGACGAGGTTCTCATCTGCTTGCCCCAAGTTAGCTCTTTAGGTCATAACagtggggaaagaaggggaaaagtttTCTCCAGGGCTGGTTCTTTCTGCCCTCACAAGGCTTTAATATGACAGGTTATCTAGGCGTTTCTTAGGCTGTCCATTCCTACCTCCTAAATTTGATCTGTAGATGACCTGTGCTTAAAACCTCCCTTCCTCATCCCGTATTCTTAGACCTGAGGATTTTCAAGCCTCAGATCTCACCCTAGGGGAATAATGCGGGAATGGGCAGGACTTCAGGTTTGCTCGGCGCTCCGAATGTGAGCGGTAAATCACTCTGTCACCTGGGGAAAGGGTACCAGCATGACCATCTGACCTGCACAACCCATCCTGGGCTTTCTGCCAAGTGCTGCTCACGAGGAGGTGGCAGAGACACGCTGTCCGCGTACCCAGGTATTCTCACTGCCCTCGTCCACCTCTAACACAAAACTGGTTCATTCTTCAGCTGTGGACTGACGCTGACCCGCTATTATTTCCTCTACTTCATCTCTTCTTGGAAGAACAGGTTGTGTAAGCCTCGCCTCCCTTCCTCCAAGCCAGTGCCGCTGGGGGGGGAAGACGGTGTTGTCTGGAAGGAGCTGGTTTGTATGGTCGTTGGTGGAGCAGATGCAGAGCAGGTTACAAAGGTTCTTGTTCTTCTCCGTGCTAGGCTCCCAGCTTCTTCGGGAATTGAAAAAGATGGACGACAAGGCATTGCTGGTGGAAGTGCAGCTGTTAGAAAGTAAGACTTACCATGCCCTGAGCAATCTGCCAAAAGCAAGAGCAGCCTTAACCTCTGCACGGACTACAGCCAACGCAATCTACTGTCCACCTAAGCTGCAAGCGGCGTTAGACATGCAGTCAGGTAAAGCCCTTCAGGAGGAGGGGAAAGTCTAGGGCTTGTCATGATGCATCAGTTGACTGATATTTGTCCTTTCCTGAGTGAATCACAGAAAATGATGCTAGGTGGGACCGCAAGATACCCACAAGTCTGCCCAGCTGCCTCAAGGCAGGGTCGGCTGTAACTACGTTGTTCCTGATAGGTgttttttcagcctgttttttaaaattccagtggTGGAGGGTCCGTAACCTCCCCAGGCACTACAGCATTACACCATGTTAGTGTAACTGTAACGTTCCTGACCTAATTTACAGGCGCTTACCTGAAGTGCCCCGAACTTGTCTGTCTTAACATGTCCCCTTAAGAGAGGGCGCAGATCTTCTTCGGCTAGAGATAAGGTAAAGGGGGACACAGAAGGAAAGTATTCTCTTTACTGAAATACCGGATAAAGCACTGGACAACCAAATTGTTCTGTCCTCTTCCAGTCGCGGTCAGAATTCGCTCTGATGCCCGCCTGTTTGTTCCTCTCAACAGGTATTATTCatgcagcagaagagaaggacTGGAAAACAGCCTATTCATATTTTTACGAGGCGTTTGAGGGATATGATTCAATTGACAACCCAAAAGCCATCACTGCGCTGAAATACATGTTGCTGTGCAAAATCATGCTGAACATGTACGTGGCAAACGGTTCTGCGAAGGACACTTCCTACATTTAAGCGGGAAAGGCTTTTTGTTTATAAGACTGTATACTCACGAAAGAACTCAAGCAGACAAGCTTGCTGGTTGTCGTCCTTTATGACCTAATCAGTGCTTGTGATATGGTGTTACTTGAATGGTAGCAATTTGCTATTAATTGGGAATTTTTGAGACACGCTTAGATTTAAGCTGACCGCGTCGTTGAATAATtactctcttccctccctcccctctctagCCCAGAAGACGTGCAAGCGTTAGTGAGTGGAAAGCTTGCTCTGCGGTATGCGGGAAGACAGGTAGAGAAACTGAATCCTTTCTATCTTCCTATTGTCTCTGAGAATATCGTGTTATTCTTTTTGTCAAATACTTTTGGTCTTTTCGTACCAAAACACTCTTCACTGCTGAGTGTCCTGAGCGAGATCCAGAACTGATTAAATTACCAGAAGTAATTACCATAAGTCAATTGCCTTCAAAGGGAATACAGTGATTTTTCACAACCTGAGAATCCGGCCTGCTCGCTTCATTTTCCCTGGTTTTCTGCTCCCTGCTTTCTTCATGAACTGCTGAATGCCTAACGCTGTCAGGTACTCCTGTTTCAGCCCTCGCCGACTGCTCTGCAGCCATGGATCTGATGGATTTTAATC
Proteins encoded:
- the PSMD11 gene encoding 26S proteasome non-ATPase regulatory subunit 11, coding for MAAAAVLEFQRAQSLLSTDREASIGILHSIVKRDVQENDEEAVQVKEQSILELGSLLAKTGQAEELGGLLKYVRPFLNSISKAKAARLVRSLLDLFLDMEAATGQEVDLCLECIEWAKSEKRTFLRQALEARLVSLYFDTKRYQEALQLGSQLLRELKKMDDKALLVEVQLLESKTYHALSNLPKARAALTSARTTANAIYCPPKLQAALDMQSGIIHAAEEKDWKTAYSYFYEAFEGYDSIDNPKAITALKYMLLCKIMLNIPEDVQALVSGKLALRYAGRQTEALKCVAQASKNRSLADFEKALTDYKVELRDDPIINTHLAKLYDNLLEQNLIRVIEPFSRVQIEHISSLIKLSKAEVERKLSQMILDKKFHGILDQGEGVLIIFDEPPVDKTYEAALETIQNMSKVVDSLYNKAKKLT